In Chroogloeocystis siderophila 5.2 s.c.1, a genomic segment contains:
- a CDS encoding 2'-5' RNA ligase family protein, protein MSSPLILTLKLDRITFEVFNELRQQHFPPERNFLPAHITLFHALPGEEELSIQQTLQSLSTDTASLPLLFSKPRFLGKGVAIEVKCSELVQLRQQLAATWNMWLSQQDQQRYQPHVTIQNKVTSEEARQLYNQLVSNWDFINGYGEGLLLWYYKGGPWELAGEFNFEYGGA, encoded by the coding sequence ATGTCATCACCGCTTATTTTGACACTCAAGCTTGATCGCATAACCTTTGAAGTTTTCAATGAATTGCGTCAGCAGCACTTTCCACCGGAAAGAAACTTTCTTCCCGCACATATTACTCTTTTTCATGCACTACCAGGCGAAGAAGAACTATCAATTCAGCAAACTTTACAAAGCCTTTCTACAGACACTGCATCCTTACCACTACTTTTCTCAAAGCCGCGCTTTTTGGGTAAGGGTGTCGCCATAGAAGTAAAATGTTCTGAATTGGTTCAACTGCGTCAACAGCTTGCGGCAACTTGGAATATGTGGTTAAGTCAGCAAGATCAGCAGCGATATCAACCGCACGTCACAATTCAAAATAAAGTGACATCTGAGGAAGCGCGTCAACTTTATAACCAGCTTGTTAGTAATTGGGACTTTATTAACGGATATGGCGAAGGGCTGTTACTCTGGTATTACAAAGGTGGACCTTGGGAGTTGGCGGGTGAATTTAACTTTGAGTACGGTGGGGCTTAA
- a CDS encoding FAD-binding oxidoreductase codes for MTSMEVEVNWEVFVAALAGVEVITDAAQVAKLSQDYHTFSPILQRDLAGKVGDIVVRPATEAEVLRVAAVCAWYRIPVTVRGAGTGNYGQCVPLHGGVILDMSRMQRIGWIEKGVARLEAGVKLAALDKKARESGWEIRMAPSTYRTATLGGFVAGGSGGIGSITYGQLRDRGNLLALKVVTLEDEPRAIELRGDDVQKVNHAWGVNGIITELEIPLAPAYPWVELIVTFDDFMTAASFGQALGDADGIVKKLITVFAAPIPTYFAALRQYLPEESHAAFLIVAESSLEVLPGLIQEYGGKLTYQKSAQDANKGVNLWEFTWNHTTLHARSVDSSITYLQSLFPLDKSLQTVEQMYHYFGDEVMMHLEFIRVNGAVIPAALQLVRYTTEERLNEIIRYHEANGVFIANPHTYIIEDGGRKQMDPEQLKFKQMVDPYGLMNPGKIKALMAS; via the coding sequence ATGACGAGTATGGAGGTTGAGGTTAATTGGGAGGTTTTTGTCGCTGCGTTGGCGGGGGTAGAGGTGATTACTGATGCGGCGCAGGTGGCAAAGTTATCGCAGGATTATCATACTTTTAGTCCGATTTTGCAACGCGATTTGGCGGGGAAGGTGGGGGATATTGTTGTACGCCCTGCGACAGAAGCAGAAGTTTTGCGGGTGGCGGCGGTGTGTGCGTGGTATCGTATTCCTGTGACGGTACGAGGTGCAGGAACGGGTAATTATGGGCAATGCGTACCGTTGCATGGTGGTGTGATTTTGGATATGTCGCGGATGCAGCGAATTGGGTGGATTGAGAAGGGTGTGGCGCGCTTAGAAGCGGGGGTGAAGTTGGCGGCGTTGGATAAAAAGGCACGGGAAAGCGGGTGGGAAATTCGCATGGCGCCTTCTACGTATCGTACAGCAACCCTTGGCGGATTCGTTGCAGGTGGTAGTGGGGGAATCGGTTCAATTACGTATGGACAATTACGCGATCGCGGTAATCTTTTGGCACTAAAAGTGGTGACGCTAGAAGATGAACCGCGTGCGATTGAGTTACGCGGTGATGACGTGCAGAAGGTGAATCACGCCTGGGGTGTGAATGGAATTATTACTGAGTTAGAAATTCCACTTGCGCCTGCTTATCCTTGGGTGGAATTAATTGTCACGTTTGATGATTTTATGACCGCTGCGAGTTTTGGGCAAGCTTTGGGTGATGCGGATGGTATCGTTAAAAAATTGATAACAGTTTTTGCCGCGCCAATTCCAACTTATTTTGCGGCGTTGCGTCAGTATCTTCCTGAAGAATCTCACGCAGCTTTTTTGATCGTTGCTGAATCGAGTTTAGAAGTACTGCCAGGGTTGATTCAAGAGTATGGTGGAAAGCTAACTTATCAAAAGTCAGCGCAGGATGCAAATAAAGGAGTGAATTTATGGGAATTTACGTGGAATCACACAACACTCCACGCGCGTAGCGTTGATTCGTCGATTACCTATTTACAAAGTTTGTTTCCTCTCGATAAATCATTACAAACTGTCGAGCAGATGTATCATTATTTCGGCGATGAGGTGATGATGCATTTAGAATTTATTCGAGTTAATGGTGCAGTCATTCCGGCGGCGTTGCAACTTGTGCGCTATACAACCGAAGAACGTTTAAATGAGATTATTCGCTATCACGAAGCTAACGGAGTGTTTATTGCCAATCCGCATACATACATTATTGAAGACGGCGGACGTAAACAAATGGATCCCGAACAGCTAAAGTTTAAACAAATGGTCGATCCCTATGGACTAATGAATCCTGGTAAGATCAAAGCTTTGATGGCGAGTTAG
- a CDS encoding ABC transporter permease, with protein MTILRRHKSSSVNANQRVSIDVIAPIVVGILALVAWEIFVRVTGLPPYLLPGPLLVLQTLINDWNELFASLLVTLQITVVAFVAAAVSGLLISILFTQSKWIEKSLFPYAVILQTTPIVAIAPLIIIWLKNNTFAALVVCAWIVAFFPIVSNTTLGLNSVDRNLVNLFQLYKSSKWQTLLYLRLPSAMPYFLGGLRISGGLALIGAVVAEFVAGTGGARSGIAYRILISSYNLQIPRMFAALLLTTGLGVVIFVGLTVLSNWVLGKWHESAVKHEN; from the coding sequence ATGACTATTCTCCGTCGCCACAAATCCTCTTCAGTTAACGCAAATCAGCGCGTATCGATTGATGTTATCGCACCGATTGTAGTAGGAATTCTGGCGTTGGTGGCGTGGGAAATTTTTGTGCGGGTAACAGGTTTACCACCGTATTTACTGCCTGGACCTCTATTAGTATTGCAAACATTAATTAATGATTGGAATGAACTGTTTGCTTCGTTGTTAGTCACGCTGCAAATTACTGTCGTTGCGTTTGTCGCCGCAGCGGTGTCAGGGTTGTTGATTTCGATTTTGTTTACGCAGAGTAAGTGGATTGAGAAAAGTTTATTTCCGTATGCGGTGATTTTGCAAACAACTCCGATCGTAGCGATCGCACCGTTGATTATTATTTGGTTAAAAAACAACACGTTTGCGGCATTGGTTGTTTGTGCTTGGATTGTGGCGTTTTTCCCAATTGTTTCTAATACAACACTAGGGTTGAACAGTGTTGATCGCAATTTGGTCAATTTGTTTCAACTGTATAAATCTTCAAAGTGGCAAACTTTGCTGTATTTGCGTTTACCGAGTGCTATGCCGTATTTTTTGGGAGGGTTACGTATCAGTGGCGGTTTGGCGTTGATTGGTGCGGTGGTGGCGGAGTTTGTTGCGGGAACAGGTGGGGCGCGATCAGGGATTGCGTATCGCATTTTGATATCGAGTTACAATTTGCAAATTCCGCGCATGTTTGCGGCGTTGTTGTTGACGACGGGGTTGGGAGTAGTGATTTTTGTGGGGTTGACGGTGTTGTCAAATTGGGTGTTAGGGAAATGGCATGAAAGTGCGGTGAAGCATGAGAATTGA
- a CDS encoding ABC transporter ATP-binding protein — MTLPAIRLNQISKVYSNGTVALQNMNLAIQDAEFVSLVGPSGCGKSTVLQMIAGLGQINSGSIEWGISDRQLAYVFQEAALMPWATVQENVRLPLKLAGTSKKYAEVLVQQAIQRVGLSGFERSYPRELSGGMKMRVSIARALVTKPNVLLMDEPFGALDEITRSKLNRDVLDLWSQHRWTVVFVTHNIYEAVYLSNRVIVMAAHPGRVVADIAINAPYPRSEEFRTSLLYNEYCREVSQCLEAAMNASPLQLNRTAIAQTSTS; from the coding sequence ATGACTCTTCCCGCAATTCGGCTAAATCAGATCAGTAAGGTTTACAGTAACGGAACTGTAGCTTTACAAAATATGAATTTAGCAATTCAGGATGCTGAATTTGTGAGTTTAGTAGGTCCATCTGGTTGTGGTAAAAGTACCGTATTGCAGATGATTGCTGGCTTGGGACAAATAAATTCTGGCAGTATCGAGTGGGGAATTAGCGATCGCCAACTGGCGTATGTCTTTCAAGAAGCTGCATTAATGCCTTGGGCAACGGTGCAAGAAAACGTGCGTCTACCGTTAAAATTAGCTGGGACATCGAAAAAGTATGCGGAAGTCTTAGTACAGCAAGCAATTCAAAGGGTTGGGTTGAGTGGATTTGAACGCAGCTATCCCCGCGAGTTATCTGGCGGGATGAAAATGCGAGTGTCGATCGCACGTGCTTTAGTTACAAAACCAAACGTATTATTAATGGATGAACCTTTCGGTGCGCTTGATGAAATTACGCGGAGTAAGCTGAATCGCGACGTGCTTGATTTGTGGAGTCAGCACCGATGGACAGTAGTGTTTGTAACGCACAATATTTATGAAGCGGTTTATCTTTCTAATCGCGTCATTGTGATGGCGGCGCATCCAGGACGCGTTGTTGCAGATATAGCTATCAATGCACCGTATCCGCGTAGTGAAGAATTTCGCACTTCTTTGCTGTATAACGAATATTGCCGCGAAGTTTCGCAATGCCTTGAAGCAGCTATGAATGCATCGCCGTTACAACTTAATCGCACTGCGATCGCCCAAACGAGCACATCATGA
- a CDS encoding ABC transporter substrate-binding protein — protein sequence MYCTTQLKNDKVNRRKFLQYGLLFIGSSVVAACTNNQSQVDTSQSNDLDRVTFGTNWVAQAEHGGFYQAIATGIYKEHGLDVTIQMGGPQVPTGTQLLMGNAVDFFMGYGVDAVNAVAEGIPKITVAAIFQKDPQCLIAHPNTGVDSIEDLRGRPIYISSAANVTYWPLLAAKFGFTDDQKRPYNFNPGPFLADKQSAQQGYITSEPFAIERQGGFTPVVFLLADYGYIPYSTTIETRRELVKNNPDLVQRFVDASIKGWYSYLENPAPGNELIKQANPEMTDEQIAYGLDKLQEYGIINSGEVEQLGIGAMSEERWQSFFNTMTQAGVFKPNIEYKQAFTLQFVNKGAQAYRG from the coding sequence ATGTACTGCACAACTCAGCTAAAAAATGATAAGGTAAATCGTCGAAAATTTTTGCAATATGGTTTGTTGTTTATTGGTAGTAGTGTAGTTGCCGCTTGTACAAATAATCAGTCTCAAGTTGATACTTCGCAATCCAACGACCTTGATCGCGTAACGTTTGGGACAAACTGGGTAGCCCAAGCCGAACACGGAGGCTTTTATCAAGCGATCGCGACAGGCATCTACAAAGAACACGGCTTAGATGTCACAATTCAAATGGGTGGACCGCAAGTTCCAACAGGTACGCAATTGTTAATGGGAAATGCGGTTGATTTCTTTATGGGATATGGTGTTGATGCAGTTAACGCGGTTGCAGAAGGAATACCAAAAATTACTGTAGCGGCAATTTTTCAAAAAGATCCCCAGTGTCTTATTGCGCATCCAAACACAGGAGTTGATTCAATAGAAGATCTCAGAGGTAGACCGATTTATATATCTTCGGCGGCGAATGTAACGTATTGGCCTTTGTTAGCCGCAAAATTTGGGTTTACCGACGATCAAAAGCGTCCTTATAATTTTAATCCAGGTCCATTTCTTGCGGATAAGCAATCGGCACAGCAAGGATATATCACGTCTGAACCTTTCGCGATCGAGCGACAAGGAGGATTTACACCCGTTGTCTTTTTATTAGCAGATTATGGTTATATTCCTTATTCAACAACGATCGAAACCAGGCGCGAATTAGTCAAAAATAATCCTGATTTAGTTCAACGCTTTGTCGATGCATCGATTAAAGGTTGGTATAGTTATTTAGAAAACCCAGCGCCAGGAAACGAATTGATTAAACAAGCTAACCCAGAAATGACCGACGAACAAATCGCCTATGGACTTGATAAACTCCAAGAATACGGGATTATCAATTCTGGTGAAGTCGAACAACTCGGAATTGGGGCGATGAGTGAGGAACGATGGCAATCCTTTTTTAATACTATGACTCAAGCAGGAGTTTTTAAACCGAATATCGAGTACAAACAAGCATTTACCTTGCAATTTGTCAATAAAGGCGCACAGGCGTATCGCGGTTAG
- a CDS encoding tetratricopeptide repeat protein, whose amino-acid sequence MDDASIIDPLLEALKNPDEKVRNWATQELWKHWFGQKGVYGLQLLEQSQALVQAGKTEQAEALLSEVIEAQPDFAEAWNRRAVLYYINGQYQKSLTDCEMVVKLNPVHFGALHGMGLCYIALGNYGEAIRALRRALEIQPYAIENQRLILECTAQLS is encoded by the coding sequence ATGGATGACGCATCTATTATTGATCCACTACTAGAAGCTTTAAAAAATCCTGACGAGAAGGTGCGCAACTGGGCGACTCAGGAGTTATGGAAGCATTGGTTTGGACAAAAGGGCGTTTACGGGTTGCAGCTGTTAGAACAAAGTCAAGCACTTGTTCAAGCGGGTAAAACCGAACAAGCCGAAGCGTTATTATCAGAAGTTATTGAAGCTCAACCTGATTTTGCTGAAGCGTGGAACCGACGTGCTGTATTGTATTACATCAACGGTCAATATCAAAAATCACTAACAGATTGCGAAATGGTAGTTAAACTCAATCCGGTTCATTTTGGGGCGCTTCATGGTATGGGTTTATGCTACATTGCTTTGGGAAATTATGGTGAGGCGATTCGGGCTTTGCGTCGTGCTTTAGAAATTCAACCGTATGCAATAGAAAACCAAAGGTTAATTCTAGAATGTACTGCACAACTCAGCTAA